In Lacinutrix sp. Bg11-31, the DNA window AAAAGAGTTTGTGCCGTTAAAAGCATTGTCTGCTAAATTTAATGGCGGATTTGAGATGATATTTCCGTTTATAGATAGGCTTTCTCCAAAGTTTAGGGCATTATCTCCTTCCCAAGTCAAGAAACCAATTTTTGCATTGTCGTTATCAAGTACATTTACATTCTCAAGTAAAATAGTTTTTTCGGTGACGTTTCTATTTATGATTTCTAAACCTTGAAATAGGTTTACTTGATTTAATGGCAATGCACTATTTTCGAAAATGACATATAAACTCCAGCCTGCGAAATTTGTTCGATTGCCGCAATAACCAGGGTTATTTGCTAAAGTTTGAGAGATGTCTAAGTCCGAAAGTGTGTATATTGTATTGCCTTCTGCTATAATTTGATTTGTTACATCTGCATAACAAGAGAAGTAATTTAAATCGCCAAAGCTAAAATCAGAATAAATGGTGTTGTAAGTTGCTGTAGCAATAATTTGAGTGCCATTAAAAGACACCTCTGTGTCTCCTAACCCAGAACCAGCCCAATATAAATAGGCTGCTATTATAGTAGAAGAATTATCTAGATTAAGATTTGCTTGAGAGGAAGGTAGCGTTTCGCAAAAACTTCCAGAAATGTTGTTTTCTGCTTCATTTAATGTATTACCTATTGCTAAATAATCATAATGACCATTAAACTGTTGAAATATAGAAATGTCTTGTGCTTTTGCTTCAAAATGAAGAAAAAAGACAGTAAGCAATATGATTAAATTTCTATTTAGCATTCCAATTTTATAATGATATAAACTTACGAATATTTTAGCTTATAATTTGTAAACAAAAACGCCTGAACTAATGTTCAGGCGTTTTTTAGTTTTAAAGACTTACTACGTGTCCTTTAGCGTTTCAAAGTAAAGTGTCTACGAATAGATTTTTTCTCATCTGTACTTGGTTCTCTATATTCTAAAGTAAACCAATAATCACTTGTTGGCATTGGGTTACCGTTGTAAGTACCATCCCATCCTGCTCCTGTTGGACTCAACTGTTTTAATAGTTTGCCATAACGATCGAAGATATAAATAACAGCGTCTGGCTGTCTTCCAATATCGTAAACATTCCATGTGTCGTGGTAACCATCTCCATTTGGTGTAAAGTATAATGGGTAATCCATAACCATAACTGGAATTGTTGTTTCTCCACAACCTACCGTGTCTCTTACTGTTACCATGTGTTCTCCTGCTGCAACATCTGTAAAGGTATACACATATGCTCCTGCTGCATTTAACGTTCCTAATTCCCAACTGCCGCCATCGATACTAAACTCGTATACTGCTATTGAGGTCGTTGTTGTACCTGTTGCTGTTACTAATATATCGTGTTGATCTGCAAAAGCTAAGCTTGTTATCTCATAAGCTACTGCTGGTGGCTCGCTTACTGTTACGAAAGTGTTAACTTCAATACTTGGACATCCTGTTGCAATATCTGTTGCTATAACTCCATAAGTTCCGCCTTCGGTTGGCTCTATAAACTCAGCTGTTTCTCCTGGTATATCTGTACCATTTAAGTTCCATACAAAAGTATAGAATGCTGGGTCTAATCCTGTGTCTATTACTGGTGAGTTAATTACTTCTGTACCATTTGTGTTGATACATAATAAATATTCGGCCTCTAATGTAAACGATGGCATTGGGTTTACTTGTAAAGTAACTTCTGCTGTTTCATAACAAGCAGATGTATCGTTGTCTACTTCTCCATCGTTGTTTAAATCTACTAAATCACCAAGACCATCGCCATCTAAGTCGATGTAATCTATAATGCCATCTGCATTGGTATCAAATCCTTCTGCTACTCCATCACCATTAATATCTACAATATCAAATATGCCATCTGCTGGTACAGTGGTGTCGATTGTATCTATTGTGCCATCGCCATTAACATCTAATCCTACAGTTAATGTAGTAAGATCTAAATTTAGTGTGCCTGGAATATCATTATCTACTCTTACAATAATTACTTGTGGGTTTACTGTATTGGTATATGTAAATGGTAGCGGATTTGTACCTGCATCTGCATCGACTTGATTATCGTAATACGTTACCGTGTAATTTAATGGGTCTTGGCCATCTAATACAAAAGGATTTTGTGTTGCTAAATCAAACTCAACCATGTCGTTTGTTGTATCGTTATCAAACTCCATAGTATCGTCACATACTTGGTAAAGTATTGCAACACCATCTGGATTGGCTTGTGCTGCTTCGTCTACTACTAAATTGAAGGTTAATGCTGTGGTATCACATCCTGTTACTGTGTTTGTAATGTTTACGTAAATAGTTTGTGGATCACTAGTATTCGTGTAATCGCCACTTGCTGTTAAATCGTTCATTGAAGCATCTGCTTCGCCTTGCGTTTCATGGTAAGTGACTGTAAATATTGCTGGATCTTGTCCGTTTAATATCGCTGCTGTCATCGTTGTTAAATCGAAGTCTGCAACGTTGTCTGTATTCAGCTCACAAATAACATAGTCGTTTACTGGTGTAACTACTGGTAATGGGTTTACAATAACATCGAAGCTTACTAAACTGTAACAGCCTGTTCCATTTAATCCTGTAGCATCTGTACCATTGGTAAGACGTACAAAAATAGTTTGTGGTGTTACTGCTACGTTTGGATTTCCAGGATCTTCGTTAATATGCATGGTTGGGTCTGCTATCGCATTGTTACCCATTACAGCATCGTCTTGTGTAATGTAGTAACTTGCTGTTACACCTACTTCTCCATTGATAATGAAGCCTTCGTTTTGTGTTAAATCGAATGTTTCTAATAAATCGTTTGGTCCTACAATGTCTATATCGTCACACAATTCTAAATCTACTGGATTTGGACTTGGTGATGGGTTTGGGATCACTCTAATAGTTACGGTTGTAAAGCTAAAGCAGCCTGTGTCGCTATCGGTTACTCTTACGTATAGGGTTTGTGGTCCTGTCATCGTATTTTCATACGCTGTTGGATCTGCTATGGCATTAATATCTGCTTGAGCATCGGCTAATGCTTCGTAATAAGTAACTATCCAACTCACGTTTGTAACACCTGTGATTTCGATGTCTTCAACCGTTAAATCGAAAAATGTAATGCCATCGTTAGCTTCCATGTAATTGGCATCTAAATCGTCACATTGGGTTAATTCATTATCATAATTAGCAGCGATTACTGGTGGGAATTCTACCCTTATAATAAAGCTTCCTGTAGTTACACAACCGTTAGCATTGCTTACTAAACGTATATATATCGTTTGTGGATTAGCGACATTAGTATAGTTACTTGTGTTTACTATTGGGTTGTTTCCTGAGTCTGCTAGTGCTTGTGTTGTGTGGTAGCTTAGCGTGAAATCTGCTGCTGTTTGTCCTCCTGTAAAAATTTGTGGTGTGATTACGGCATCAAAATCAAACTGGTTAACACCATCGTTATCATCATCACAAATAATATAGTCGTCGATTGCAATTGGTACTACTGGTGAAGGTAATACTACTAAATCCATAGTTACAATGGTAAAACAACCGGTAATATCGTTTTCTGCTAATACATAAATAGTTTGCAGATTAGCAACGATGTTTGCGTATGGACTTACTAATGGATTTGTCATGCTCATCGCATCGGCTTCTGTTTCGTAGTAGCTAATAGTGATGTCTGGCTCGCCATTGGCTATTATTGCAGATTGACCGTCTAGATCGAACATATCGTAAAAACCATCGTTATCGTCATCACATTCGTCTGATGGTAACGGCATTGCTACTGGTGATGGTAATGGGTTTACTCTTAAATCTAGAGTAATCGTACTTACACATCCTGTAACATTGTTTGTTGCTCTAACGTAAACCGTTTGTGCATTGCTTGTGTTAGAATATGGACTAACGATTTCTACTGTTGCGTCGTTAGTGTCTGCTCCTGCTTGTGTGCTAAAGTAAGTTAAAGTAATACCTGTTTGTCCGGCTAGTATTTGTGCATTAGCATCTTCTAAGTTGAAGGCTTCTACTTCATCGCCTGGATTATTAACATCGCATAAACTTAGTGGTGTTGGCTGTACTAATACTGGCAATGGATTTACTATTAATTCTAAGGCTACTGTTTTATAACAAGCTGTAGCATTATCTTCTACTCGTACCCAAATGGTTTGCATGTTTGCCGTTGTATTTACATAGGCGTTTGGTGTTGCAATAGCATTGGTTGGTGCTTCAGCATTAGCTTCTGAGGTGTAATACGTAATAGTGTATAATGTTGGGTCTAAATCGTTAGAAGTATCTGCATCTAATAGGT includes these proteins:
- a CDS encoding T9SS type B sorting domain-containing protein; the encoded protein is MLKNTLKTILTLVLLFQSVSVIAQQPNDCVNALVVCGDSDVVLDVNGAGNNSNEFADSCSSNENNSLWLEVTVVTNGTLAFTLTPSSTAITEDYDFFVFGPNVSCGNLGQTIRCNTTNPDAANQGNNLTGMNNAIAAAEGSPTSDGPGMLGNSFVTEIDALAGESYFIVIDRPFGNSPFSLDWTGTAQFSEAPTSETDPVGNALDITICNTGNSSSFNLEQNTPLIIGTQTDVVVAYYESESDANIGANAITSPYPNLTNGLTIYAAITNTITGCFSIQEFNLFLDPIPVINTPPDLEVCDDGLNDQIELFNLEAQTNAILGAQNPLDYTVTYHETAADADTGNNALASPFPNATNPDEIFIRVTPNDTNNSCYAFSTTPFNLIVNAQPQVTAIPDYGICDPDGDGFAEFDLSTQDAALINSQANVVATYFENQTDAIANTGAIPNPTTYTNTSANMQEVFVRLQNTTSTCFVTTSFNIVAQAQPIATPIQDYHVCDNNTDGDDTNGFSEFDLTTQDAALINGQANTTVTYFETPLDAQNNTNPILNPTTYTNTTATTQVINVRLNGAVMDCFTVTQFNIFVDELPEVQNATLVQCDEDGVPDGFTEYNLDEANVNVMISGNTAGFNYTHHLNLADAEGAMNALTPAPFTNTTNPQTIYVRVENATTGCFRTAEYILDVTATDINNAGLNTCDDNYDGFTEFTLSDADPIILATLPPGLTVAYYATANDAQLEINQLPNLYTNTTPFVQTIFIRVENANDCFGIANMDITVDPLPLNNTVNDLVVCSDTPTLTNIDLTQFNAEVLGTQNATNFTINYFETQTDADNNTNALTSPYTNTNNPQPLFVRVENNTNSCLITSINFEIVVNINPTVVVPTPLEICDDATTDGINAFNLTLKNNEISGGNPAYAVTYYFSQADADAQANPLASPYTNVVPNMQTIFVGVQDVNTGCYDTTTLDLVVEQAPVAFTPANLEYCDPDSDGFGVFTLTDSEAEITGGAPGLTVTYHETMSDADNNVNALASPYNNIVVNMQTIYVRVESSTIATDCATFVDLVLIVNPTPQITTALVLTPLEVCDDNADGFATFDLPTKDPEILNLLDADTSNDLDPTLYTITYYTSEANAEAPTNAIATPNAYVNTTANMQTIWVRVEDNATACYKTVALELIVNPLPVLVQPTPLSLCDVNNPGDEVEAFNLEDANAQILAGQTGITLTYFSTQAGADTNDATVEIVSPYSNTSNAQTVYVRATNNVTGCVSTITLDLRVNPLPSPVAMPLPSDECDDDNDGFYDMFDLDGQSAIIANGEPDITISYYETEADAMSMTNPLVSPYANIVANLQTIYVLAENDITGCFTIVTMDLVVLPSPVVPIAIDDYIICDDDNDGVNQFDFDAVITPQIFTGGQTAADFTLSYHTTQALADSGNNPIVNTSNYTNVANPQTIYIRLVSNANGCVTTGSFIIRVEFPPVIAANYDNELTQCDDLDANYMEANDGITFFDLTVEDIEITGVTNVSWIVTYYEALADAQADINAIADPTAYENTMTGPQTLYVRVTDSDTGCFSFTTVTIRVIPNPSPSPNPVDLELCDDIDIVGPNDLLETFDLTQNEGFIINGEVGVTASYYITQDDAVMGNNAIADPTMHINEDPGNPNVAVTPQTIFVRLTNGTDATGLNGTGCYSLVSFDVIVNPLPVVTPVNDYVICELNTDNVADFDLTTMTAAILNGQDPAIFTVTYHETQGEADASMNDLTASGDYTNTSDPQTIYVNITNTVTGCDTTALTFNLVVDEAAQANPDGVAILYQVCDDTMEFDNDTTNDMVEFDLATQNPFVLDGQDPLNYTVTYYDNQVDADAGTNPLPFTYTNTVNPQVIIVRVDNDIPGTLNLDLTTLTVGLDVNGDGTIDTIDTTVPADGIFDIVDINGDGVAEGFDTNADGIIDYIDLDGDGLGDLVDLNNDGEVDNDTSACYETAEVTLQVNPMPSFTLEAEYLLCINTNGTEVINSPVIDTGLDPAFYTFVWNLNGTDIPGETAEFIEPTEGGTYGVIATDIATGCPSIEVNTFVTVSEPPAVAYEITSLAFADQHDILVTATGTTTTSIAVYEFSIDGGSWELGTLNAAGAYVYTFTDVAAGEHMVTVRDTVGCGETTIPVMVMDYPLYFTPNGDGYHDTWNVYDIGRQPDAVIYIFDRYGKLLKQLSPTGAGWDGTYNGNPMPTSDYWFTLEYREPSTDEKKSIRRHFTLKR